The proteins below come from a single Sander lucioperca isolate FBNREF2018 chromosome 20, SLUC_FBN_1.2, whole genome shotgun sequence genomic window:
- the pmch gene encoding pro-MCH isoform X1, with amino-acid sequence MVSVYSVLYTLVLFSELSSHLVTVAMPATKGEDGVTEQDGLFLGDESMTEPAGVPLSYRRNLMLDTNAMDEDGSPKIIIVSDMGLKGHSIRGLNPTFTRSFPLLTDRSLSHIPAEHRLTIGRRNTDDGMLRCMIGRVYRPCWVE; translated from the exons ATGGTTTCTGTCTACTCTGTCCTGTATACTCTGGTGCTGTTCTCTGAGCTGAGCAGCCACTTGGTCACTGTAGCCATGCCTGCAACTAAAGGAGAAGACGGCGTAACTGAGCAAGATGGCCTGTTCCTGGGGGACGAGTCCATGACTGAGCCCGCTGGGGTTCCTCTCTCGTACAGACGAAACCTCATGCTTGACACCAACGCGATGGATGAAGACGGAAGCCCTAAAATCATAATCGTTTCA GACATGGGGCTGAAAGGACACAGTATTCGTGGGCTGAACCCAACCTTCACCCGGAGCTTTCCCCTGCTCACAGACCGAAGCTTGAGTCACATTCCTGCCGAGCACCGTTTAACCATTGGTCGCAGAAATACTGACGACGGCA TGCTGCGGTGTATGATAGGAAGAGTGTACCGACCCTGCTGGGTAGAATAA
- the pmch gene encoding pro-MCH isoform X2: MDFFFKPCHLVTVAMPATKGEDGVTEQDGLFLGDESMTEPAGVPLSYRRNLMLDTNAMDEDGSPKIIIVSDMGLKGHSIRGLNPTFTRSFPLLTDRSLSHIPAEHRLTIGRRNTDDGMLRCMIGRVYRPCWVE; the protein is encoded by the exons CCACTTGGTCACTGTAGCCATGCCTGCAACTAAAGGAGAAGACGGCGTAACTGAGCAAGATGGCCTGTTCCTGGGGGACGAGTCCATGACTGAGCCCGCTGGGGTTCCTCTCTCGTACAGACGAAACCTCATGCTTGACACCAACGCGATGGATGAAGACGGAAGCCCTAAAATCATAATCGTTTCA GACATGGGGCTGAAAGGACACAGTATTCGTGGGCTGAACCCAACCTTCACCCGGAGCTTTCCCCTGCTCACAGACCGAAGCTTGAGTCACATTCCTGCCGAGCACCGTTTAACCATTGGTCGCAGAAATACTGACGACGGCA TGCTGCGGTGTATGATAGGAAGAGTGTACCGACCCTGCTGGGTAGAATAA
- the pmch gene encoding pro-MCH isoform X3 — MPATKGEDGVTEQDGLFLGDESMTEPAGVPLSYRRNLMLDTNAMDEDGSPKIIIVSDMGLKGHSIRGLNPTFTRSFPLLTDRSLSHIPAEHRLTIGRRNTDDGMLRCMIGRVYRPCWVE, encoded by the exons ATGCCTGCAACTAAAGGAGAAGACGGCGTAACTGAGCAAGATGGCCTGTTCCTGGGGGACGAGTCCATGACTGAGCCCGCTGGGGTTCCTCTCTCGTACAGACGAAACCTCATGCTTGACACCAACGCGATGGATGAAGACGGAAGCCCTAAAATCATAATCGTTTCA GACATGGGGCTGAAAGGACACAGTATTCGTGGGCTGAACCCAACCTTCACCCGGAGCTTTCCCCTGCTCACAGACCGAAGCTTGAGTCACATTCCTGCCGAGCACCGTTTAACCATTGGTCGCAGAAATACTGACGACGGCA TGCTGCGGTGTATGATAGGAAGAGTGTACCGACCCTGCTGGGTAGAATAA